The Pan troglodytes isolate AG18354 chromosome 1, NHGRI_mPanTro3-v2.0_pri, whole genome shotgun sequence genome includes a region encoding these proteins:
- the CC2D1B gene encoding coiled-coil and C2 domain-containing protein 1B isoform X5: protein MAHIEKLAADCMRDVEEEEEEEGLEEDAELLTELQEVLGVDEETEPLDGDEVADPGGSEEENGLEDTEPPVQTAVLTASAPAAQAGASQGLHALLEERIHNYREAAASAKEAGEAAKARRCERGLKTLESQLASVRRGRKINEDEIPPPVALGKRPLAPQEPANRSPETDPPAPPALESDNPSQPETSLPGISAQPVSDLDPDPRALLSSRQREYKVAALSAKRAGELDRARELMRIGKRFGAVLEALEKGQPVDLSAMPPAPEDLKPQQASQAPTAPSVIPPAVERVQPVMAPDVPATPVAPTESQTVLDALQQRLNKYREAGIQARSGGDERKARMHERIAKQYQDAIRAHRAGRKVNFAELPVPPGFPPIPGLESTMGVEEDAVAATLAAAEKLASAEDSAPADKDEDEPPGHLQGEPPAQAPVAKKPARPTVPSSQRLPEPRASSSKESPSPSVREQLALLEARKLQYQRAALQAKRSQDLEQAKAYLRVAKCLEAQIIQARSGRPIDLSKVPSPLTDEEGDFILIHHEDLRLSQKAEEVYAQLQKMLLEQQEKCLLFSKQFMHQGNVAETTRFEKLAQDRKKQLEILQLAQAQGLDPPTHHFELKTFQTVRIFSELNSTEMHLIIVRGMNLPAPPGVTPDDLDAFVRFEFHYPNSDQAQKSKTAVVKNTNSPEFDQLFKLNINRNHRGFKRVIQSKGIKFEIFHKGSFFRSDKLVGTAHLKLERLENECEIREIVEMERFRRSEKSHRGTQEKAASLFPGTQWIPQVLDGRKPTGGKLEVKVRLREPLSGQDVQMVTENWLVLEPRGL, encoded by the exons ACGGAGCTGCAGGAGGTCTTAGGTGTGGACGAGGAGACTGAGCCCCTGGATGGTGATGAGGTAGCTGACCCAGGCGGCTCTGAGGAGGAGAACGGCCTAGAAGACACTGAACCTCCAGTGCAGACAGCCGTCCTGACAGCTTCAGCCCCAGCAGCTCAG GCCGGAGCATCTCAGGGGCTACACGCTTTGCTGGAGGAACGGATTCACAACTACCGAGAGGCTGCGGCCAGTGCCAAGGAGGCAGGCGAAGCAGCCAAAGCCAGGCGCTGCGAGCGCGGCCTGAAG ACCTTGGAGTCGCAGCTAGCCTCTGTGAGGAGAGGCAGAAAGATCAATGAGGATGAGATCCCACCTCCAGTGGCCTTAGGAAAGCGGCCCCTGGCCCCCCAGGAACCAGCCAACAGGAGCCCTGAGACAGACCCTCCAGCTCCCCCTGCCTTGGAGTCAG ACAACCCCTCCCAACCTGAGACCAGCCTCCCTGGCATTTCTGCCCAGCCCGTTTCAGACTTAGACCCAGACCCGCGGGCCCTGCTGTCATCCCGACAGAGAGAGTACAAAGTGGCTGCCCTCAGTGCCAAGCGGGCTGGAGAGCTAGACCGTGCCCGAGAGCTCATGAGGATTGGGAAG AGATTCGGTGCTGTCCTGGAGGCCCTGGAGAAGGGGCAGCCCGTGGATCTGAGTGCCATGCCCCCGGCACCTGAGG ATCTGAAGCCCCAGCAGGCTTCTCAGGCCCCCACAGCACCCTCAGTCATTCCCCCAGCCGTGGAGCGAGTGCAGCCAGTGATGGCCCCTGACGTCCCAGCAACCCCAG tGGCCCCTACAGAGTCACAGACAGTGCTGGATGCCCTGCAGCAGAGGCTGAACAAGTACCGCGAGGCGGGCATCCAGGCCCGGAGTGGTGGGGACGAGCGCAAGGCTCGGATGCATGAGCGCATTGCCAAG CAATATCAAGATGCTATTCGAGCACACCGAGCAGGACGGAAAGTCAACTTTGCTGAATTGCCTGTTCCTCCAG GATTTCCCCCCATCCCTGGCCTGGAGTCCACTATGGGTGTTGAGGAGGACGCAGTGGCAGCGACATTGGCAGCTGCAGAGAAACTGGCCTCCGCAGAGGATTCAGCCCCGGCTGATAAAGACGAGGACGAG CCTCCTGGGCACCTGCAGGGTGAGCCCCCAGCACAGGCCCCAGTGGCCAAGAAACCTGCACGGCCCACAGTCCCTTCATCCCAGCGCCTGCCTGAGCCCAGGGCCTCAAGTTCTAAGGAGTCACCGAGTCCATCTG TGCGGGAGCAGCTGGCACTGCTGGAGGCACGGAAACTGCAGTATCAGCGGGCAGCCCTGCAGGCCAAGCGCAGCCAGGACCTGGAGCAGGCCAAAGCCTATCTGCGGGTAGCCAAATGTCTTGAGGCTCAGATCATCCAGGCCCGATCTGGCAGACCTATTGATCTGTCCAAG GTGCCTTCGCCCTTGACGGATGAGGAGGGCGACTTCATCCTCATCCACCATGAGGACCTGCGACTCTCCCAGAAGGCGGAGGAGGTGTATGCCCAGCTGCAAAAAATGCTTCTGGAGCAACAAGAG AAGTGCCTGCTGTTCTCCAAGCAGTTCATGCACCAGGGCAACGTGGCTGAGACCACCCG ATTTGAGAAGCTTGCTCAGGACCGCAAGAAACAGCTGGAGATCCTGCAGCTGGCCCAGGCTCAGGGCCTCGACCCTCCCACCCACCACTTTGAGTTGAAGACATTCCAGACTGTGAG GATCTTCTCAGAACTCAACAGCACAGAAATGCATCTGATCATTGTCCGGGGAATGAACCTCCCAGCCCCTCCAG GGGTGACTCCCGATGACCTGGATGCTTTTGTGCGGTTTGAGTTTCACTACCCTAACTCG GACCAggctcaaaaaagcaaaacagctgTGGTGAAGAACACAAACTCTCCAG AATTTGATCAACTCTTCAAACTAAACATCAACCGAAACCACCGGGGCTTCAAGAGGGTGATCCAGAGCAAAGGCATCAAGTTTGAGATCTTCCACAAAGG GTCCTTCTTCAGAAGCGACAAGCTGGTTGGCACAGCACACCTGAAACTGGAGCGCCTGGAGAATGAGTGTGAAATCAGAGAAATTGTGGAG atggagagGTTCAGAAGGTCTGAGAAATCTCATAGAGGGACCCAGGAGAAGGCAGCCTCCTTGTTTCCAGGAACTCAATGGATTCCACAG GTCCTGGATGGAAGGAAGCCCACCGGGGGGAAGCTGGAGGTGAAGGTGAGGCTGCGGGAGCCTCTGAGTGGCCAGGATGTGCAGATGGTCACTGAGAACTGGCTGGTTCTGGAGCCCAGGGGCTTGTGA
- the CC2D1B gene encoding coiled-coil and C2 domain-containing protein 1B isoform X6: protein MAHIEKLAADCMRDVEEEEEEEGLEEDAELLTELQEVLGVDEETEPLDGDEVADPGGSEEENGLEDTEPPVQTAVLTASAPAAQAGASQGLHALLEERIHNYREAAASAKEAGEAAKARRCERGLKTLESQLASVRRGRKINEDEIPPPVALGKRPLAPQEPANRSPETDPPAPPALESDNPSQPETSLPGISAQPVSDLDPDPRALLSSRQREYKVAALSAKRAGELDRARELMRIGKRFGAVLEALEKGQPVDLSAMPPAPEDLKPQQASQAPTAPSVIPPAVERVQPVMAPDVPATPVAPTESQTVLDALQQRLNKYREAGIQARSGGDERKARMHERIAKQYQDAIRAHRAGRKVNFAELPVPPGFPPIPGLESTMGVEEDAVAATLAAAEKLASAEDSAPADKDEDEGEPPAQAPVAKKPARPTVPSSQRLPEPRASSSKESPSPSVREQLALLEARKLQYQRAALQAKRSQDLEQAKAYLRVAKCLEAQIIQARSGRPIDLSKVPSPLTDEEGDFILIHHEDLRLSQKAEEVYAQLQKMLLEQQEKCLLFSKQFMHQGNVAETTRFEKLAQDRKKQLEILQLAQAQGLDPPTHHFELKTFQTVRIFSELNSTEMHLIIVRGMNLPAPPGVTPDDLDAFVRFEFHYPNSDQAQKSKTAVVKNTNSPEFDQLFKLNINRNHRGFKRVIQSKGIKFEIFHKGSFFRSDKLVGTAHLKLERLENECEIREIVEMERFRRSEKSHRGTQEKAASLFPGTQWIPQVLDGRKPTGGKLEVKVRLREPLSGQDVQMVTENWLVLEPRGL from the exons ACGGAGCTGCAGGAGGTCTTAGGTGTGGACGAGGAGACTGAGCCCCTGGATGGTGATGAGGTAGCTGACCCAGGCGGCTCTGAGGAGGAGAACGGCCTAGAAGACACTGAACCTCCAGTGCAGACAGCCGTCCTGACAGCTTCAGCCCCAGCAGCTCAG GCCGGAGCATCTCAGGGGCTACACGCTTTGCTGGAGGAACGGATTCACAACTACCGAGAGGCTGCGGCCAGTGCCAAGGAGGCAGGCGAAGCAGCCAAAGCCAGGCGCTGCGAGCGCGGCCTGAAG ACCTTGGAGTCGCAGCTAGCCTCTGTGAGGAGAGGCAGAAAGATCAATGAGGATGAGATCCCACCTCCAGTGGCCTTAGGAAAGCGGCCCCTGGCCCCCCAGGAACCAGCCAACAGGAGCCCTGAGACAGACCCTCCAGCTCCCCCTGCCTTGGAGTCAG ACAACCCCTCCCAACCTGAGACCAGCCTCCCTGGCATTTCTGCCCAGCCCGTTTCAGACTTAGACCCAGACCCGCGGGCCCTGCTGTCATCCCGACAGAGAGAGTACAAAGTGGCTGCCCTCAGTGCCAAGCGGGCTGGAGAGCTAGACCGTGCCCGAGAGCTCATGAGGATTGGGAAG AGATTCGGTGCTGTCCTGGAGGCCCTGGAGAAGGGGCAGCCCGTGGATCTGAGTGCCATGCCCCCGGCACCTGAGG ATCTGAAGCCCCAGCAGGCTTCTCAGGCCCCCACAGCACCCTCAGTCATTCCCCCAGCCGTGGAGCGAGTGCAGCCAGTGATGGCCCCTGACGTCCCAGCAACCCCAG tGGCCCCTACAGAGTCACAGACAGTGCTGGATGCCCTGCAGCAGAGGCTGAACAAGTACCGCGAGGCGGGCATCCAGGCCCGGAGTGGTGGGGACGAGCGCAAGGCTCGGATGCATGAGCGCATTGCCAAG CAATATCAAGATGCTATTCGAGCACACCGAGCAGGACGGAAAGTCAACTTTGCTGAATTGCCTGTTCCTCCAG GATTTCCCCCCATCCCTGGCCTGGAGTCCACTATGGGTGTTGAGGAGGACGCAGTGGCAGCGACATTGGCAGCTGCAGAGAAACTGGCCTCCGCAGAGGATTCAGCCCCGGCTGATAAAGACGAGGACGAG GGTGAGCCCCCAGCACAGGCCCCAGTGGCCAAGAAACCTGCACGGCCCACAGTCCCTTCATCCCAGCGCCTGCCTGAGCCCAGGGCCTCAAGTTCTAAGGAGTCACCGAGTCCATCTG TGCGGGAGCAGCTGGCACTGCTGGAGGCACGGAAACTGCAGTATCAGCGGGCAGCCCTGCAGGCCAAGCGCAGCCAGGACCTGGAGCAGGCCAAAGCCTATCTGCGGGTAGCCAAATGTCTTGAGGCTCAGATCATCCAGGCCCGATCTGGCAGACCTATTGATCTGTCCAAG GTGCCTTCGCCCTTGACGGATGAGGAGGGCGACTTCATCCTCATCCACCATGAGGACCTGCGACTCTCCCAGAAGGCGGAGGAGGTGTATGCCCAGCTGCAAAAAATGCTTCTGGAGCAACAAGAG AAGTGCCTGCTGTTCTCCAAGCAGTTCATGCACCAGGGCAACGTGGCTGAGACCACCCG ATTTGAGAAGCTTGCTCAGGACCGCAAGAAACAGCTGGAGATCCTGCAGCTGGCCCAGGCTCAGGGCCTCGACCCTCCCACCCACCACTTTGAGTTGAAGACATTCCAGACTGTGAG GATCTTCTCAGAACTCAACAGCACAGAAATGCATCTGATCATTGTCCGGGGAATGAACCTCCCAGCCCCTCCAG GGGTGACTCCCGATGACCTGGATGCTTTTGTGCGGTTTGAGTTTCACTACCCTAACTCG GACCAggctcaaaaaagcaaaacagctgTGGTGAAGAACACAAACTCTCCAG AATTTGATCAACTCTTCAAACTAAACATCAACCGAAACCACCGGGGCTTCAAGAGGGTGATCCAGAGCAAAGGCATCAAGTTTGAGATCTTCCACAAAGG GTCCTTCTTCAGAAGCGACAAGCTGGTTGGCACAGCACACCTGAAACTGGAGCGCCTGGAGAATGAGTGTGAAATCAGAGAAATTGTGGAG atggagagGTTCAGAAGGTCTGAGAAATCTCATAGAGGGACCCAGGAGAAGGCAGCCTCCTTGTTTCCAGGAACTCAATGGATTCCACAG GTCCTGGATGGAAGGAAGCCCACCGGGGGGAAGCTGGAGGTGAAGGTGAGGCTGCGGGAGCCTCTGAGTGGCCAGGATGTGCAGATGGTCACTGAGAACTGGCTGGTTCTGGAGCCCAGGGGCTTGTGA